The region TCATGAGGAAGGGAACGGCACCGCCGCCGGTCATGCGCGGCCAGGCGATGAGCACGAGGCCGGCGCTCGCCACGACGCCGCCGATCACCTGATGCGGTCCGGGGCGCTCGCCCATGGCCAGGGCGGCGAACAGAATCGTGAAGAAAACCTGCGCCTGCATGACCACCGACGCGAGGCTCGCCGGCATTCCTAAGCTGATCGCCGCGAACAGAAGCCCGAACTGGGCGACGCCGAGGAAAAAGCCGTAGGCGACGACGTTTCGCCAATCGGTCTTGGGCCTGGCCACGAAGAACACGGCCGGGAAGGCGGCGAAGAGGAAGCGCAGGGCCGCCAGCAGGAGGGGCGGCATCGTGCCGACGCCGAGCTTGATGACGACGAAGCTCAGGCCCCAGATGGCCGTGACGAGAAGGGCGACGAGGCTATGGCTGAGCGGCATCTGTGACCGACCGGAAGCCGCTTTTCAGACAGGAGGGAGGCGTTCGTTCAAGCGCCTTTACGACGAAGGCGCACGATGACCTCGACGCCCGCCACTTCCATGCCGGCGGGCGGTTCCGGCAGGTCGGCCACACTCACGGCGGCCGTCTCGGGCATGTCGACGAGCTCGCCTTCCTCCTCCAGGAAGAAGTGATGATGCTCGGTCGGGTTGGTGTCGAAATAGGCCTTGGCCCCGTCCACCGACAGCTGGCGCAGGAGGCCGGCTTCCGTGAACTGGTGCAGGGTGTTGTAGACGGTCGCCAGCGAGACCGGGACGCGGGCGCGGGACGCCTCGTCGAAGAGCATTTCAGCCGTGATGTGCCGGTCGCCCTTGCCGAACAGGAGCCAGCCCAGGGACACGCGCTGCCGGGTCGGGCGCAAGCCCACGCGGCGCAGCTTGTCCCGCAATTCGGATACGGGGCAACCCTTCCGATGCGGAGCGGTGGTGGACTCGATATAGGCGGACAATGGATCGGTCATCGGCGGAACTGAATGAACGGATGGGCGCTTCTACCATCACAATCATAGGAAAGCGAGAGGATTACCGCAAGGCTAACCCGGGTGCGTCGCCGGTTCCCGGAACGATGAAGAATCCCCGTTCAGGTCCCTTTGATGGATCGCCAAGCCTGTGCTACCAGAGCCCGCACCCAGGTCCCGAGGCCGTCTCGGGGCCGCTTGTTGAAGACGCGATGAAAGGATCGGCATCCGGCATGGCCCGCCAGTCCAGCTTTACTTATGAAGAGCTCCTTGCCTGCGGGCGCGGAGAATTGTTCGGTCCCGGCAATGCGCAGTTGCCGCTCCCGCCCATGCTGATGTTCGACCGCATCACCTCCATCGGCGAGGATGGCGGCGCCTATGGCAAGGGCCATGTGCTGGCGGAACTCGACGTGCGGCCGGATCTCTGGTTCTTCCCCTGCCATTTCAAGGGCGACCCGGTGATGCCGGGCTGCCTGGGCTTGGACGCCCTGTGGCAGATGACGGGCTTCTTCCTCGGCTGGGGCGGCTCGCCCGGACGCGGCCGTGCGCTCGGCGTCGGCGAGGTGAAGTTCTCCGACCAGGTGCTGCCGACGGTCAAGAAGGTGGTCTACGGCGTCGACCTCAAGCGCGTCTTCCGCTCGAAGCTGGTGCTCGGCATCGCCGACGGCTGGCTGGAGGCCGACGGGCGCCGGATCTACGAGGCCAAGGACATGCGCGTCGGCCTGTTCCAGGCGGATGCGGCCGCAGGCGGCTAGATTTCAGGTGCTGACCAAAGGTCAGCACCGGTCCCATCCTATTGACAAAGCGTATTCTTTTTTAAAGAACCGACCCTGCCGCGAAGCGGCGGGGCCTTTCCATGGGATCACGCTTTCATCCCATTCGCATGGCTCAGTGTTGAGAATGAGCAGGATCGACCTTACGTGTTGAACCGCTAAGGCAGATAGTGAAGATCCTTTGAAGAGGTAGGCTATGAGGCGCGTCGTCGTCACCGGAATGGGCATCGTGTCGTCCATCGGCAACAACACGCAGGAGGTGCTTGCCTCTCTGCGCGAAGCGAAGTCCGGGATCAGCAAGGCCGAAGATTACACGAAATACGGCTTCCGCTGCCAGGTTCACGGCGCTCCCAGCCTGAACCCCGAAGAGATCGTCGACCGGCGCGCCATGCGCTTCCACGCCCGGGGCACCGCCTGGAACCATGTGGCCATGGACCAGGCGATCCGGGACGCCGGTCTGGAGGAGAACGAGATCTCCAACGAGCGCACGGGCATCATCATGGGCTCGGGCGGTCCGTCCACCCGCGTGATCATGGAAGCGGCCGACATCACCCGCGAGAAGGGTCCCAAGCGCATTGGCCCCTTCGCCGTGCCGAAGGCGATGTCCTCCACGGCCTCGGCCACGCTCGCGACCTGGTTCAAGATCAAGGGCGTGAACTATTCGATCTCGTCCGCCTGCGCGACCTCGAATCACTGCGTCGGCAATGCCTACGAGATGATCCAGTACGGCAAGCAGGACGTGATGTTCGCCGGCGGCTGCGAGGACCTGGACTGGACCATGTCCAACCTCTTCGACGCCATGGGCGCCATGTCCACCAAGTACAACGACACTCCGGCCCGGGCCTCCCGCGCCTATGACGCCAACCGCGACGGCTTCGTCATCGCCGGCGGCGCCGGCGTGCTGGTGCTGGAGGAGCTGGAGCACGCCAAGGCGCGCGGCGCCCGCATCTACGGCGAGATCGTCGGCTACGGCATGACCTCGGACGGCTACGACATGGTCGCTCCGTCGGGCGAGGGCGCGATCCGCTGCATGCGCATGGCCCTCAAGGACGTCCATAACCCGATCGACTACATCAACCCGCACGCCACCTCGACCCCCGTGGGCGACCAGAAGGAGATCGAGGCCATCCGCCAGGTCTTCGGTTCGGGCGACAAGTGCCCGCCGATCTCTGCGACGAAATCGCTCACCGGCCACTCGCTCGGCGCCACGGGCGTGCAGGAGGCGATCTACTCGCTCCTGATGATGAACAACCGCTTCATCTGCGAGAGCGCCCATATCGATGAACTCGACCCCGAGTTCGCCGACATGAACATCGTCCGCAAGCGCATCGACGATGCCGGCATCGACACGGTTCTGTCCAATTCCTTCGGCTTCGGCGGCACCAATGCCACACTCGTCTTCAGCCGTTACAACGGATAAGACTCTGTCATAAACCTGAGACGGCTCCATGCGATGCCCCGGATATTCCTGGGGGACCTCGCATGGACACGCTGAATCACACCATTCTTCCGGCTCGCGATGCACACTTTCATAACAATTGGCGTCGCACGATGGAGCCGATGCATAGGGGGACCCAAGTGACCGGTCTGATGCAAGGAAAGCGCGGCCTCATCATGGGCGTCGCCAACGACCACTCCA is a window of Microvirga lotononidis DNA encoding:
- a CDS encoding O-acetylserine/cysteine exporter, translated to MPLSHSLVALLVTAIWGLSFVVIKLGVGTMPPLLLAALRFLFAAFPAVFFVARPKTDWRNVVAYGFFLGVAQFGLLFAAISLGMPASLASVVMQAQVFFTILFAALAMGERPGPHQVIGGVVASAGLVLIAWPRMTGGGAVPFLMTVLAAAAWGVANIVSKRAGRVDMLGFIVWSSLVAPLPLFGLSLLLDGPAQVFDALKNIDGHTLAAVAYLAYPTTIFAFGIWAYLLSRHPAATVTPFALFVPVAGILGSALILGEAMHPIEAIGGAVIVLGLAFNVFGRRLLRRTA
- the irr gene encoding Fur family transcriptional regulator Irr, with product MTDPLSAYIESTTAPHRKGCPVSELRDKLRRVGLRPTRQRVSLGWLLFGKGDRHITAEMLFDEASRARVPVSLATVYNTLHQFTEAGLLRQLSVDGAKAYFDTNPTEHHHFFLEEEGELVDMPETAAVSVADLPEPPAGMEVAGVEVIVRLRRKGA
- the fabB gene encoding beta-ketoacyl-ACP synthase I; this translates as MRRVVVTGMGIVSSIGNNTQEVLASLREAKSGISKAEDYTKYGFRCQVHGAPSLNPEEIVDRRAMRFHARGTAWNHVAMDQAIRDAGLEENEISNERTGIIMGSGGPSTRVIMEAADITREKGPKRIGPFAVPKAMSSTASATLATWFKIKGVNYSISSACATSNHCVGNAYEMIQYGKQDVMFAGGCEDLDWTMSNLFDAMGAMSTKYNDTPARASRAYDANRDGFVIAGGAGVLVLEELEHAKARGARIYGEIVGYGMTSDGYDMVAPSGEGAIRCMRMALKDVHNPIDYINPHATSTPVGDQKEIEAIRQVFGSGDKCPPISATKSLTGHSLGATGVQEAIYSLLMMNNRFICESAHIDELDPEFADMNIVRKRIDDAGIDTVLSNSFGFGGTNATLVFSRYNG
- the fabA gene encoding 3-hydroxyacyl-[acyl-carrier-protein] dehydratase FabA gives rise to the protein MARQSSFTYEELLACGRGELFGPGNAQLPLPPMLMFDRITSIGEDGGAYGKGHVLAELDVRPDLWFFPCHFKGDPVMPGCLGLDALWQMTGFFLGWGGSPGRGRALGVGEVKFSDQVLPTVKKVVYGVDLKRVFRSKLVLGIADGWLEADGRRIYEAKDMRVGLFQADAAAGG